A single region of the Montipora capricornis isolate CH-2021 chromosome 13, ASM3666992v2, whole genome shotgun sequence genome encodes:
- the LOC138029382 gene encoding uncharacterized protein isoform X1: protein MPFSESSMPRSFLVKTTKRREDQGEGERGADNFGTKREDLLALQDVISYDRYGDSLRRLYKLSGENMRFTHGKPTQRDTKSEQMAIESYFMSAFKAKQTTGNRELIPPQLWFLPPMSIKDVQCCVPRYQMEAMAPIDLINGQERRSVSRIFNRDMSTREDEDTKKSGKNVFGTQDDTKHRDHYHLNETSSKWIPSAFYPFPRMEFAQDSKENKDHCNLSGNHFSSKRPRTVDKSEETSTDKNGVGSVENLQSPSKKRRESETEILSPRCLSLSLDERIQPSVPKEGACDSENSRLAEKQNTIEEQNLSPNGSPSSMGNWKFQEPYEFYWEAKPRESQENERTPEKSISNEEQEPCLKRSESIGGKNEVITERRPDWYVSAPFATRLMERAGWLKYHNLPVRERKRHQGSSVWTPHHLLPNDELNGVLRDFSKRSRSEGNGFWHNVKQNEIFHARDNHPFYPFRVPLNRIQNDNRIRDDSYNGKEMADVSRDKSRSTSPDHSNHITKPGRFSDNQKEKAAEPLNDRLSSPVEWGSIGQINISNRSPTHLKPKEIVKGVNQQELPASSLLYHTSKDIASQKVNGKVFSDHSTLALLNNERKPPRVIPEVPLILSCPPSPFCTKARNGSAPKHFGVHADKLAERSTKGKPNTTHHHRCEICGCTFQLRRLLNRHMKTHSFYKRYSCTFCDKGFNDTFDLKRHVRTHTGIKPFKCDKCDKSFTQRCSLEAHQSRIHGVTHKFGFRERRSKMFVCEECGCTFKEDQSEFMNHMAHAHPEKDKIPYSLAKRNNKFAKLVNID from the exons ATGCCATTTTCTGAAAGCAGTATGCCTAGATCCTTCCTCGTCAAGACTACAAAGCGTCGCGAAGATCAAGGCGAGGGAGAAAGAGGCGCTGATAATTTCG GTACCAAAAGAGAAGACTTACTCGCTTTACAAGACGTTATTTCATATGACAGATACGGAGATTCATTAAGACGTTTATACAAGCTGTCTGGTGAAAACATGCGGTTTACACATGGCAAACCCACACAGAGAGATACGAAAAGCGAGCAAATGGCAATTGAATCGTACTTCATGAGTGCTTTTAAAGCGAAACAAACAACAGGAAATAGAGAATTAATTCCTCCCCAGCTGTGGTTTTTACCACCGATGTCCATAAAGGACGTTCAGTGTTGCGTTCCTCGTTATCAAATGGAAGCTATGGCACCTATCGATTTGATAAATGGGCAGGAAAGGAGAAGTGTCTCAAGGATATTTAACAGGGATATGAGCACGAGAGAGGACGAGGATACTAAGAAAAGCGGTAAAAATGTCTTCGGGACACAAGACGACACTAAGCACAGAGATCATTATCATCTCAATGAAACCTCATCCAAATGGATACCATCAGCTTTTTATCCTTTTCCAAGAATGGAATTTGCTCAAGATTCAAAGGAGAACAAAGATCACTGCAACTTGTCAGGAAACCATTTTTCAAGCAAAAGGCCAAGAACGGTGGATAAAAGCGAGGAAACATCGACCGACAAGAACGGTGTAGGCTCTGTGGAGAATTTACAAAGCCCATCAAAAAAGAGGCGGGAAAGCGAAACAGAAATTCTCAGCCCAAGATGTCTCTCACTGAGTCTCGATGAAAGAATTCAGCCTTCTGTTCCCAAAGAGGGTGCTTGTGATTCTGAGAATTCTCGTTTggcggaaaaacaaaacacaattgAGGAACAGAATTTGAGTCCAAACGGCTCTCCCAGTTCCATGGGAAACTGGAAATTCCAGGAGCCTTATGAATTTTACTGGGAGGCAAAGCCTCGGGAATCACAGGAAAATGAAAGGACTCCAGAGAAAAGTATCTCAAACGAAGAACAAGAGCCTTGTTTGAAACGAAGCGAGAGTATTGGAGGGAAAAACGAAGTGATTACAGAGCGCCGTCCTGATTGGTACGTTTCTGCGCCATTTGCCACAAGATTGATGGAAAGAGCTGGATGGTTGAAATATCACAACCTTCCAGTGAGGGAAAGAAAGAGACATCAAGGCAGTTCTGTGTGGACTCCCCATCACCTGCTGCCGAATGATGAGCTGAATGGAGTTTTGCGAGATTTTTCCAAAAGAAGCAGATCGGAGGGAAACGGTTTTTGGCACAATGTCAAACAAAATGAGATCTTTCATGCTCGAGACAATCATCCGTTTTACCCTTTTCGTGTTCCGCTAAACAGAATTCAGAACGACAACAGAATTCGTGACGATTCTTATAATGGGAAAGAGATGGCAGACGTCAGTAGAGATAAGTCAAGGAGTACCTCCCCAGATCACAGTAACCACATCACCAAACCCGGGCGTTTTAGTGACAACCAGAAAGAGAAAGCCGCTGAGCCTTTAAATGATCGTCTTTCAAGCCCTGTAGAATGGGGAAGCATTGGACAAATCAATATTTCAAATAGATCTCCGACTCACCTTAAACCGAAAGAGATAGTAAAAGGTGTTAACCAACAAGAACTTCCTGCATCTTCACTACTTTACCATACATCCAAAGACATTGCCAGTCAAAAAGTAAACGGCAAAGTATTTTCAGATCATTCAACTCTTGCCCTACTAAACAATGAGAGAAAACCACCAAGGGTCATTCCTGAAGTTCCTCTTATCCTATCTTGTCCACCGAGTCCATTTTGCACCAAGGCACGCAACGGAAGTGCTCCAAAGCACTTTGGTGTTCATGCTGACAAGCTTGCAGAAAGATCAACTAAGGGTAAGCCAAACACAACCCATCACCACCGGTGTGAAATTTGCGGTTGTACCTTTCAGCTTCGACGTCTTCTTAATCGACACATGAAAACGCATTCGTTCTACAAGCGGTATTCTTGTACATTTTGCGACAAAGGGTTCAACGACACCTTTGACTTGAAGCGCCATGTCAGAACGCACACGGGTATAAAGCCATTCAAGTGTGACAAATGTGACAAATCGTTCACACAGCGTTGTTCACTGGAGGCGCACCAGTCGCGTATCCACGGAGTCACGCACAAGTTTGGGTTTCGCGAGAGGCGCTCTAAGATGTTTGTGTGCGAGGAATGTGGCTGTACTTTTAAAgaggaccaatcagagttcatgAACCACATGGCGCACGCCCACCCGGAAAAAGACAAAATCCCTTATTCTTTggcaaaaagaaacaacaaatttGCAAAACTTGTTAACATTGATTAA
- the LOC138029382 gene encoding uncharacterized protein isoform X2 yields MRFTHGKPTQRDTKSEQMAIESYFMSAFKAKQTTGNRELIPPQLWFLPPMSIKDVQCCVPRYQMEAMAPIDLINGQERRSVSRIFNRDMSTREDEDTKKSGKNVFGTQDDTKHRDHYHLNETSSKWIPSAFYPFPRMEFAQDSKENKDHCNLSGNHFSSKRPRTVDKSEETSTDKNGVGSVENLQSPSKKRRESETEILSPRCLSLSLDERIQPSVPKEGACDSENSRLAEKQNTIEEQNLSPNGSPSSMGNWKFQEPYEFYWEAKPRESQENERTPEKSISNEEQEPCLKRSESIGGKNEVITERRPDWYVSAPFATRLMERAGWLKYHNLPVRERKRHQGSSVWTPHHLLPNDELNGVLRDFSKRSRSEGNGFWHNVKQNEIFHARDNHPFYPFRVPLNRIQNDNRIRDDSYNGKEMADVSRDKSRSTSPDHSNHITKPGRFSDNQKEKAAEPLNDRLSSPVEWGSIGQINISNRSPTHLKPKEIVKGVNQQELPASSLLYHTSKDIASQKVNGKVFSDHSTLALLNNERKPPRVIPEVPLILSCPPSPFCTKARNGSAPKHFGVHADKLAERSTKGKPNTTHHHRCEICGCTFQLRRLLNRHMKTHSFYKRYSCTFCDKGFNDTFDLKRHVRTHTGIKPFKCDKCDKSFTQRCSLEAHQSRIHGVTHKFGFRERRSKMFVCEECGCTFKEDQSEFMNHMAHAHPEKDKIPYSLAKRNNKFAKLVNID; encoded by the coding sequence ATGCGGTTTACACATGGCAAACCCACACAGAGAGATACGAAAAGCGAGCAAATGGCAATTGAATCGTACTTCATGAGTGCTTTTAAAGCGAAACAAACAACAGGAAATAGAGAATTAATTCCTCCCCAGCTGTGGTTTTTACCACCGATGTCCATAAAGGACGTTCAGTGTTGCGTTCCTCGTTATCAAATGGAAGCTATGGCACCTATCGATTTGATAAATGGGCAGGAAAGGAGAAGTGTCTCAAGGATATTTAACAGGGATATGAGCACGAGAGAGGACGAGGATACTAAGAAAAGCGGTAAAAATGTCTTCGGGACACAAGACGACACTAAGCACAGAGATCATTATCATCTCAATGAAACCTCATCCAAATGGATACCATCAGCTTTTTATCCTTTTCCAAGAATGGAATTTGCTCAAGATTCAAAGGAGAACAAAGATCACTGCAACTTGTCAGGAAACCATTTTTCAAGCAAAAGGCCAAGAACGGTGGATAAAAGCGAGGAAACATCGACCGACAAGAACGGTGTAGGCTCTGTGGAGAATTTACAAAGCCCATCAAAAAAGAGGCGGGAAAGCGAAACAGAAATTCTCAGCCCAAGATGTCTCTCACTGAGTCTCGATGAAAGAATTCAGCCTTCTGTTCCCAAAGAGGGTGCTTGTGATTCTGAGAATTCTCGTTTggcggaaaaacaaaacacaattgAGGAACAGAATTTGAGTCCAAACGGCTCTCCCAGTTCCATGGGAAACTGGAAATTCCAGGAGCCTTATGAATTTTACTGGGAGGCAAAGCCTCGGGAATCACAGGAAAATGAAAGGACTCCAGAGAAAAGTATCTCAAACGAAGAACAAGAGCCTTGTTTGAAACGAAGCGAGAGTATTGGAGGGAAAAACGAAGTGATTACAGAGCGCCGTCCTGATTGGTACGTTTCTGCGCCATTTGCCACAAGATTGATGGAAAGAGCTGGATGGTTGAAATATCACAACCTTCCAGTGAGGGAAAGAAAGAGACATCAAGGCAGTTCTGTGTGGACTCCCCATCACCTGCTGCCGAATGATGAGCTGAATGGAGTTTTGCGAGATTTTTCCAAAAGAAGCAGATCGGAGGGAAACGGTTTTTGGCACAATGTCAAACAAAATGAGATCTTTCATGCTCGAGACAATCATCCGTTTTACCCTTTTCGTGTTCCGCTAAACAGAATTCAGAACGACAACAGAATTCGTGACGATTCTTATAATGGGAAAGAGATGGCAGACGTCAGTAGAGATAAGTCAAGGAGTACCTCCCCAGATCACAGTAACCACATCACCAAACCCGGGCGTTTTAGTGACAACCAGAAAGAGAAAGCCGCTGAGCCTTTAAATGATCGTCTTTCAAGCCCTGTAGAATGGGGAAGCATTGGACAAATCAATATTTCAAATAGATCTCCGACTCACCTTAAACCGAAAGAGATAGTAAAAGGTGTTAACCAACAAGAACTTCCTGCATCTTCACTACTTTACCATACATCCAAAGACATTGCCAGTCAAAAAGTAAACGGCAAAGTATTTTCAGATCATTCAACTCTTGCCCTACTAAACAATGAGAGAAAACCACCAAGGGTCATTCCTGAAGTTCCTCTTATCCTATCTTGTCCACCGAGTCCATTTTGCACCAAGGCACGCAACGGAAGTGCTCCAAAGCACTTTGGTGTTCATGCTGACAAGCTTGCAGAAAGATCAACTAAGGGTAAGCCAAACACAACCCATCACCACCGGTGTGAAATTTGCGGTTGTACCTTTCAGCTTCGACGTCTTCTTAATCGACACATGAAAACGCATTCGTTCTACAAGCGGTATTCTTGTACATTTTGCGACAAAGGGTTCAACGACACCTTTGACTTGAAGCGCCATGTCAGAACGCACACGGGTATAAAGCCATTCAAGTGTGACAAATGTGACAAATCGTTCACACAGCGTTGTTCACTGGAGGCGCACCAGTCGCGTATCCACGGAGTCACGCACAAGTTTGGGTTTCGCGAGAGGCGCTCTAAGATGTTTGTGTGCGAGGAATGTGGCTGTACTTTTAAAgaggaccaatcagagttcatgAACCACATGGCGCACGCCCACCCGGAAAAAGACAAAATCCCTTATTCTTTggcaaaaagaaacaacaaatttGCAAAACTTGTTAACATTGATTAA